A stretch of DNA from Ricinus communis isolate WT05 ecotype wild-type chromosome 4, ASM1957865v1, whole genome shotgun sequence:
GTATTCAGAGGATAGTTGTCAAATCAACAACCGAAATCCTTAATTTTTGAATCAGGAATCGAGAATTCACTACATCATAAGATTCTGTCTACGTTTTTAAAATGAACTGAATAATAATGTATATCCATATGAAACATTTGGATAAATACAGAGGATTATATGCCCAACAAGAAACATGCTTGCTTATAAGGTAAGAAATGTAGGTCAAAGCCTCATCATAATGGATTATTCTAACACACAAATgcttatataatttataaattgaatgCAGGTCAAATGCTTATTCTAAATCCACGCAATAATAAAAGTTGTATgaatatgtttattatttggttgtctataaatttttttgcttgtataataataacttacttCCAATCACTTGGGGAAGGGTTTGCAAAgagttgaattttaatttttaaatctatGGAATCTTGCAGACACAATAAAGAACGAATCAACTGAATCAACCAAATTGTAGTGATTCGCTTATTCACTCTATAAATTCAAATTGCTAGGGTGGGGAATCAAATAAACTCGTAATCAAGAATCATAAGATTCTAACAACAATAATGCCAAGTTTCTTAGCAACAAGATTCAGTATATTGAATCTCATAGTGGTGTTCGACAAAGATTCTACACTTTTATACATCATTCATGATATTTCTTGTCGCAATAGAGTGGAAGCAAGAACAAGTGGTAACAGATATTGGTTTACTGCTAGCATAATTCTTTACCAATAAAATTCTGTTTATAATTTCTCAATCCTTCTATGAAATAagatgtaaaaaaaaaaaaaaaaaaaaacataagatAGTTtctgtttttactttttaggTTCTGTTAAACAATGGGGTAGCCTCTCCTTGGCTCAACATCAAGGAACTTTACCAACTAAATTACATGTAGCCGCAATTAgaacttaaattaaataagatattACCAGCAAATACATCATTATTGCTATGGATAAAGCCCTAATAATAGCAAACTTTTTCGAGCATTTTACCAAATATTAAACTCTAGCCAATTcttatctttattatttttactgttgAATTCATGTATTTTATTATCAGAAGGACCTGCTTACCTGCTCCATGTACCTCCACATGACATTCAAGGCAAGAAGATTTCTTCCCATGAACTCCTACATCAGGCATTGAGAAGTAGTATATGAAGCACTTGTAACAGCATAACAAGCTATAACTCAAGTTGAACAGTCAAACAGAATTCTTGAGAAGTCAAAATTCTTCAACATGAACTGCCTGCTGACCTCCATAGTCATTAGGAAAATCATACATTAAAATTTCAGGGAAACTAGGGGGTTAGGACCATTCAGAGCACTCAACAATGACCACATCATAGTTTGAATGAGAAATATAACTAATCTTGAGCTTGCAGAAGTCAAATACGAAAGCCAAACAGCAAtcatctaattttcttttcagtcTAAAACATGGCTGAGCCAAAACTGGGTCTTTGACCAACTTGAGATATGCGCATATACACCAAGCTAAGCCTGAGGTTGTGCAATCAGCTATATCGTGTTACACTAAGTGAGACGAATTTCTTACACAGAGATATTgctatttcaaattttaaaattccaTTCAAGTGAGATAGAATTATGAAAAGCACAATCACATTTCCTAGGTAAGGCAATCGCTACATAAGATCACAAACATTTACTGAACTCGTGATTATTTTGTATTAGCAATTGAAAAATTCTCACAAACTAAGATTTCATATCAAAAGTGAGAAGAATAGAAACTAAACGATGCCTTGAATAcaaacttgtatatggtgatACAAAAAGACAAGAATATTATGTACCTTCTTTATAAGTTGAACATCATAAGACCTACCATACTTGTTTCTAATAAGAGTTGCAAGGTCTATTCCACTGAAGGCAGAATCATCTGTACCAACAATTCTTTCCAGATTCCTTCTTAGTATTTCGCTATCAacctgaaaaataattatcaaagagaataaataaataaaagtccAACTGGGTGCTATATTATATCCTTATACAAGTTATTAAATGAGTATACCCCTCCAACATCATCTTTGGAAGTATCCTCGTTTTCATCTTCTGATTCATCATTAACATTATTATCCACAGGAGTGGAGAAAACAGGAGGCCTGGATTTCCTGACACTTAATAGGCGACAACTAAATTGAGCATATGAGCAACGAAAACAGGGAagcttattattattacaattgTAATATCTTCCTCTGCAAAGATGGTCCTGATGATGAGCTCCAACTGACAAATTAcaatgttggcttgatataaTGCTCGACATCTCCTAACAAATCACAAAACCAGTCATATTTGAAGCTAAATGAAAATTGGGTTCTTGAATTCCTTTCAATTAAGGCCAAAacgaacaaaaagaaatagaaagttaataataagaagaaagaacGAACCTGGTGGTGAGGTCGGAGAAGAAGAGAAGTTTTGTGAAGTGAGTtgccaaaaaaaataaagagttcagatgtgttattatttattatttatttttgggatAAAATAGGAAGCAGAGGTCCACAATTCAACTGCCAACCTTTTCATAACTAATAACTTGCACCAAGAGAATTTTCTGCCTTGTTTGGACGGATTAGCCCCCGCCCGTTCCCTGGGCGCAATCAGGTGGCATTTGGTTGGCAGGACTCGACTGCAGAAGACAAAGACAAAGACAAAATAGTTAGAGCACCTCAATCgtgctttttaatttttattcaatatttagtTCACtagtctttttacttttattttagttttattttatccaataactattaatattttgatctttgatttcttttcttttcttaaaagaaaagaaaattttatttttaaaaaaaataaaactaaaattaatagaagatcaattaataaaatataaagaaccAAAttcactatttattttataaaatagctttttataatagaaaatttattttatataaagagtcggcgcttattttattttaaattgcaTGATTTCTAtgataaatagtattttaaaaaatatttaaatataaaaaattatttaaatttaatagtattattttacttttttattatataaatattaataatttttatttatcttttccttttctttttaattttgaccaatggcaaaaatagaattaaaaatatgaatttatattgttgtaaatttataatgtatttattaaatttaaaatagagaGTAAAATTTAGCTCTCAGATAATTTAAATAcatttatatacaaataaattgGCTTGTGGGTTGGCATGCCTTCTTGCGAGTTGGGCGAGAATTTTCACAAGCTCTAAAATCTTCTCGCCTAGTTAGCTAGGACGTCTGGGTTGGGTGGGGGAGTTCGCCTAGTTGCTTAGGCAAGGCTTGTGTGTGCTGGGCTGTTATGGGTGAGGCACCTCCCTAAGTTAGCTTGCCTTGCAAAACAAGACTTTTGAACTTGCGAGAAATTTATCGTTAAAGAGAAATCTACCGCAACTTAGCTTCTGTTTGATGAGACCAAAACCAAGAATCTAAGTCCTAAAGTATTGGATTCAAGTCAAATAAGATTTCAAGATCCTTTTATGCATACATAAAGGcaaattataagatttaaGGCCAAGAAGATGGCAAATTATGCCCCGCATCCCAAACCAATTTGCATTGTGGTCTGGGAGGTAGGCCATATGTGCAGGGACTATTTTCCCCGcttatttagttttctttattatgaTAACAtgagttataaaattaatattatattaaaaaagtatatattgactaaagttttatatatttatgaaaactagTCTTTTATCTGTAAGTTGTATAACtgtcttaattattttaattataaataataatataaattgagtttatagataaaattaaatatgatttttaatatttcatagttatttataatatttttagaaataataataaattaaatatttttaatatttttcttaattttgtattcatAAACTTTAATTCTACGTCTTAGAAACAAGTACACGTgtcaaaataaagattttatgtgtcaaaatatagtaatacatgtcaaaaaaaattatatctcaaaattacaaatatattataggtaaataaaatttaaaaatttacataactgttgatacaatttttatttttcaattagtcATAttcgaaaaaataaaaaaatatatatttttaacaaataatgaaataaatatttattagaacTAATATAGTATAACTTTTAGGAAGTTTTCATATACTAAAGAGttatattattagtgaataaaattaattttttacatatttttttaaaaagaaaaatttcttatacatttttgacaaaataagaattttatcaatatgTAATTGATAATTCTATTACCaaaaatattacatttttataaatgtatattaatattcatcattcataggcacaatattcattttattgtaACAATGCTTATTTTGTATTccataaatttttagatactCGTTATTTAGTGAAagattaaatgaattaatttgaaTGGAATTTATGTCAAGCATGTacatgtcatgattattaAGATACACACTACCATTAGAAAAAACATTGCACAAGTAAGTAAAATCAGAGTTTATATCAATGGTCTTGgaagcaaaagaaataatgtCCTCATAAAGATCAGACattattacatcatcataaaatgCATCAATGATATTCTTATTCCTAGTGAAATTGCCATTGTGGGCGGTGATTTTGGGCATGCAACTAAGTGcctttagcgactacgacaCTATAAGGATTTACAACCTAAAAAGAATACACTAACTAATTATGGCGACTAGCATGGGGATTTTGGAGTCGCCACCCGGATAATTCACtcggacacttttactaattaagtAGCTtttctcgattccataaggaagcttccCCCACATCTAGAGATAGATTCAGAAACAagctttcttatttgtgtatctttgtctttaatttattatttaacgggctattccctataaacatAAACAAATATAGTCTCTATGGTAAATCATTACTCTATGTGAGATCCACCTaggtctagcccattttatttaaGCCTAATTCCCATTTAGATAGTTAACCTAACTAGTTATCCAATTATGTATAAAGACCATCTAGTCTATTCAAATTACAAGTTATGTATTTAGATACCAgcttttaaaccaaaaatggactactttttatgttAAGGCCTAATTGGATGATCCTATTCTAATGTGATCCACTAGTTAATTAAGAACATGGCAAATTTCCACTAAGTTTACATGAATTCCAGTTTAGGCCCAATGTAGCATCTTTTAACTTAATGGACTACAACTTTTATGTCAGGTCCTATTAGGCAATCAGATAGCAGATATTTGGCAtacatccaaaataaaataaaaaaataaaatgtaggAAGTTAAATATAGCTATTACAACatttatataactaaaaatcaagagaaaaatgcataaaataaattacagtATACAAAAATTGCCAAAAATtgtataaaatcataaaataggGCAAAATTGGTGCAAAGCCGATTGGCCTGGGTCATAGAGCCAAATCAGCACTGCACAAGGTCGATCGGCTTTAAAGCTTAGACATGgttggttttttatttttcctcgGTCCCTGCACCTAGAAGCTGATTTAACATGCACATGAAACAAAAATATGATTAGAacttgaaaaaaaagagataagaaacataaaaacaaattaaactataccagaatacataaaaatagtgCAAACATGAAAAAGGGATAAATAGAAGACAAAGACCTTACACagtaaattctaaatttgaaCATGTAATCCTAGAAATAGATGCAATCACATAATTATATGAGAAACACATAAATCTAACATATTACTTTAATCATtcaaattatcatattcaaaatccaacatATATCATATGTTATCAGATTCAATGCCCAGCATAACATAAGCATGCTGATTCATATAGAAGCCTAAATCTAATCATGTGAATTatacaaagaaattaaaaatcatcctaatcatgtttctaaaatcatAAAGTAAAGGAACTAGTATGAAAAAAGAGATGATAATGCTGGATTTTGGGAACCCTCAAGTTATCATCGTAGAATGCTAATCTTCGAGTTTGAGAAAGCTTCTGtcatcaaaaaaaaaaaaagtgtttcCTAATCTTGCTTCTTTCTTTAGTGACCTTTCTCTCAATTACCTAAATTCTTTGCCttcaataaattaacatgGACTTTTGATAAGTGTAGCTAGTAGCTAACTCTAAACCTAGGATGtcttattctatttatagtagTAGGGTTTTAGAGAATCATATAGGacaaatagattttaatttatttgaatttaaaagaactgattatttttttccttattaaataattaaattccttaactttatattaatatccaattaaataaatagcatatttaaaattcaaataattaccaataaatatatttttaaatcaaaataattatcactaaatatCATATAGAAGCttctttttttacaattttagcattttaggttaaaatacacataaaagagcatcaaattttagaaaataagccaATTGGAACTgtatagagccgattggccTAGGGGgcaaaaaattctaaaagctTTTACGGTTTAGTCCttgaatttgtaaaaattgTCGTTTCatttcaaacttaatttttttttaccaattagacccaaattgattctaaaaaaataattttatttcaattattctcaaccCTAACTGAATTTTGCCTGCCCTTAACCTCCTGAGACTAGAGAaaggcaataactttcattatcatatttttcataattttctcaatatctaaattcaaaaaatgaaTGTTTACACTGTTGAAATAAGTTTACTATTTTAAACTACAAAACGTATcacattttctaatatttgataaaagtGAACAGccttattttaagaaaataatcctatatgAAAAAATTCCCATctcaaattactttttttcatatcttttggctattaaaaaatatatagttttcgctaaaagaataaaattttgaaaaataaaagaagctaGACAACTATCATAACTTTCAAGGATTTGCACGTATAGCTTACACTGATGTGGGTATATATAGGTTACACTGACAATGGGTATATATATCTCATGTTCGAATGCCCTTTTCTcgtttataatttaaaactaaaaagaaaacaaacaatttTCGAGGATTTGAATGAGATTTTGGAAGCTTATGCCTGTCAACAAAATCATTAAATGTTAAAAGGGGACCCAATGAATGTAATGGTCACTTGTTTTCAAGTAGCCGATCTCACTTCTCCAGATTGATATGATGAAAAAGTAATTGCACCCACTTTGAAATTCCATTGGAAAAAATTCTTTACAGACAGTTTCTAATTCACCATAGTAGCTTAAATGTTAGTCTGTTTATTGAAGAAAACAGAAAGTAGCTGCAACCTTTTTGGTCTCAGAGGCTGCACAAGCTAGGTTGCTTGTGCAGACCTTTCATCACTGACCAAGGGAAAAAGGAGCATCCTTTCCTGTAAAGCAGGAAAGGTCACTTCCATCTTTTCCCCAAAATTCAGAAGTGTCCGTTAGAAAGAAACTCAGGATCTCggcatatatataatttcatctcaagttGTAAAGAACTCAGAATTCTtgtaacattaaaattcatcACAGttctataaaattctacatggtatcagagctggTTTAAAAACCAGTCATCATCTACCCCATCAACTCAAAATTAAGCCTAAAAAATGGCTCACTCAGAAACCACAA
This window harbors:
- the LOC8284872 gene encoding uncharacterized protein LOC8284872 isoform X2, translated to MSSIISSQHCNLSVGAHHQDHLCRGRYYNCNNNKLPCFRCSYAQFSCRLLSVRKSRPPVFSTPVDNNVNDESEDENEDTSKDDVGGVDSEILRRNLERIVGTDDSAFSGIDLATLIRNKYGRSYDVQLIKKRSFPLTEEEYILRLDDVANTLKCWGAVSHIRNSLAKSKERPRIGKAVSIFIDMDESGGRANEWIYK
- the LOC8284872 gene encoding uncharacterized protein LOC8284872 isoform X1, with translation MSSIISSQHCNLSVGAHHQDHLCRGRYYNCNNNKLPCFRCSYAQFSCRLLSVRKSRPPVFSTPVDNNVNDESEDENEDTSKDDVGGVDSEILRRNLERIVGTDDSAFSGIDLATLIRNKYGRSYDVQLIKKEFMGRNLLALNVMWRYMEQRSFPLTEEEYILRLDDVANTLKCWGAVSHIRNSLAKSKERPRIGKAVSIFIDMDESGGRANEWIYK